From one Trifolium pratense cultivar HEN17-A07 linkage group LG1, ARS_RC_1.1, whole genome shotgun sequence genomic stretch:
- the LOC123903153 gene encoding uncharacterized protein LOC123903153 has product MFSCECFCWDIVPEFIVSDPLPFSLPSPLPQWPQGGGFGCERMSLGKIEVAKVDKFEKIWRCTNSNGKSLGYTFYKPLEIPDGFFCLGYYCQSNDHPLRGHVLVARETSSQLRADCAHGSASESPALEKPLSYSLIWSMDSHDECAYFWLPNPPKGYKAIGIVITTNSDEPEVEEVRCVRTDLTEVCETSDLLLTIKSKKNSLQIWKTEPCDRGMLARGVSAGTFFCGTYFDSEQVVDVACLKNIDSSLHAMPNLNQVHALIEHYGPTIYFHPDEMYMPSSVPWFFKNGALLYAAGSTKGKAIDYHGSNLPAGGCNDDAFWIDLPTDEDARNNLKKGNIESAELYVHVKPAFGGAFTDIAMWVFCPFNGPATLKVSLMNIEMSKIGEHVGDWEHFTLRISNFTGELWSVFYSEHSGGKWVNAFDLEFIKDNKPIVYSSRHGHASYPHPGTYLQGSSKLGIGVRNDAAKSKFIVDSSVRYKIVAAEYLGDGVITEPCWLQYMREWGPTVVYDSRSEIEKIIDLLPIFVRFSVENLFELFPTELYGEEGPTGPKEKDNWLGDEYC; this is encoded by the exons ATGTTTAGTTGTGAGTGTTTTTGTTGGGATATTGTTCCTGAATTCATTGTCTCTGATCCACTTCCTTTTTCTCTTCCTTCACCTCTTCCACAATGGCCACAAG GTGGCGGTTTCGGCTGCGAGAGAATGTCTCTTGGGAAAATAGAAGTTGCAAAAGTAgacaagtttgagaaaatttGGAGGTGCACAAATTCGAATGGAAAGTCACTAGGTTACACATTTTATAAACCTTTGGAGATTCCGGATGGGTTTTTCTGTCTTGGTTACTACTGTCAGTCCAATGATCATCCGTTGAGAGGTCATGTTCTTGTCGCTCGGGAAACTAGTTCTCAACTTCGAGCTGATTGTGCTCATGGTTCCGCGTCGGAATCACCAGCTTTAGAAAAGCCACTTAGCTACTCATTAATATGGAGCATGGATTCACATGATGAATGTGCTTACTTTTGGTTGCCAAATCCTCCGAAGGGTTATAAAGCGATCGGCATAGTAATTACGACCAATTCAGATGAACCTGAAGTTGAAGAAGTTAGATGCGTACGAACAGATCTAACAGAAGTTTGTGAGACATCTGATTTATTACTAACAATAAAGTCAAAGAAAAATTCTTTACAGATTTGGAAGACAGAACCTTGTGATAGAGGTATGCTAGCTAGAGGTGTATCTGCCGGGACATTCTTCTGTGGTACCTACTTTGATTCCGAACAAGTGGTGGATGTTGCGTGTTTGAAGAATATTGATTCTTCATTGCATGCAATGCCAAATCTTAACCAGGTTCACGCACTTATCGAGCATTATGGGCCAACAATATATTTTCATCCCGATGAGATGTACATGCCATCATCGGTGCCTTGGTTTTTCAAGAATGGAGCACTTTTGTATGCCGCAGGTAGTACGAAGGGTAAAGCTATCGATTATCATGGCTCAAATTTACCTGCTGGAGGATGCAACGATGATGCGTTTTGGATTGATTTGCCTACTGATGAAGATGCAAGAAATAATCTAAAGAAGGGAAACATAGAGAGTGCAGAACTCTATGTTCATGTAAAACCAGCATTTGGTGGAGCCTTTACCGATATTGCAATGTGGGTTTTTTGCCCCTTCAATGGACCTGCAACACTTAAAGTGTCATTGATGAACATTGAGATGAGTAAGATAGGGGAACATGTCGGCGACTGGGAGCACTTCACCCTTCGCATAAGCAACTTCACCGGAGAGCTTTGGTCGGTTTTTTACTCTGAGCACAGTGGAGGTAAATGGGTAAATGCATTCGATTTGGAGTTTATTAAGGATAACAAACCAATTGTTTATTCGTCAAGACATGGTCATGCTAGCTATCCTCATCCGGGGACTTACCTTCAAGGATCATCCAAACTTGGAATAGGAGTTCGCAACGATGCTGCTAAAAGTAAATTCATTGTGGATTCTAGTGTtagatataagattgttgcgGCCGAGTATCTTGGTGATGGAGTCATTACAGAGCCATGTTGGTTGCAGTATATGAGAGAGTGGGGTCCTACCGTTGTATATGATTCGCGTTCCGAAATAGAGAAGATAATAGACCTGCTTCCAATATTTGTTAGGTTTTCTGTGGAGAACCTCTTTGAATTATTTCCAACTGAGCTTTATGGTGAGGAGGGGCCAACTGGTCCAAAGGAGAAGGACAATTGGCTAGGAGATGAATATTGCTAG
- the LOC123888891 gene encoding uncharacterized protein LOC123888891: MSLLAPSMLASPFQLLEINIISAQDLPLVSKSIKAYAVAWLNPERKLTTQADPHGHNNPTWNEKFVFRVEDDFLQCEDSVIMVELYASAWLRDVLIGTVAIHVNNILPRSGNRKSKIRFVALQVRRPSGRPQGILNIGVNLVDATMRSMPMYSELSASDIEYDDIRNPKKHTQTEKGNYDSNMMTLQRSQSEKNDSTINDYTYNPDGKNGYYDESESEIGVPTGKKGVIVNANGSLCSDVGPSPSVVAAAIAKGLYPLPMQMTRRTVNQSPMFEKWPPEKQHGGEMLNTRMDNRWRAIELPGAYDNNNNNNGEKDVVKQTGKGKNGRKGDGLFSCFGTVLGCEISITCGGGNRKKRHEGKKSRGATVSELTYESSYV, encoded by the coding sequence ATGTCATTGTTAGCACCCTCAATGCTAGCATCACCATTCCAACTCCTAGAAATCAACATTATTTCAGCACAAGACCTCCCACTCGTGTCAAAATCAATCAAAGCATATGCAGTTGCATGGCTCAATCCAGAACGTAAATTAACCACACAAGCTGATCCTCATGGTCATAACAACCCTACATGGAACGAAAAATTCGTTTTTCGCGTCGAAGATGATTTTCTTCAATGCGAAGATTCTGTCATTATGGTCGAACTCTACGCCTCGGCTTGGCTCCGTGATGTTCTCATCGGAACCGTAGCTATTCATGTCAACAATATTTTACCTCGTTCGGGTAATCGTAAATCGAAGATCCGTTTCGTTGCATTGCAGGTTCGTCGTCCTTCTGGTCGTCCTCAAGGGATTCTTAACATCGGGGTTAATCTTGTTGACGCTACGATGAGAAGCATGCCGATGTATTCGGAGCTTAGTGCTTCGGACATTGAGTATGATGATATAAGGAACCCTAAAAAGCATACTCAAACCGAAAAAGGTAATTATGATTCGAATATGATGACCCTTCAGCGATCACaaagtgaaaaaaatgattCGACGATTAATGATTATACTTATAATCCTGATGGAAAAAATGGTTATTATGATGAATCTGAATCTGAAATTGGTGTTCCGACCGGTAAGAAAGGTGTGATCGTGAACGCGAATGGATCACTTTGTTCGGATGTTGGACCTTCACCATCTGTGGTGGCAGCTGCAATAGCAAAAGGATTGTATCCTTTGCCAATGCAGATGACACGAAGGACGGTGAATCAAAGTCCAATGTTCGAGAAATGGCCACCGGAGAAGCAGCATGGAGGGGAGATGTTGAACACGAGGATGGATAATAGGTGGAGAGCGATAGAGTTGCCCGGTGCgtatgataataataataataataatggtgaGAAGGATGTGGTGAAACAAACGGGGAAAGGTAAGAATGGAAGAAAAGGTGATGGTTTGTTTTCGTGCTTCGGAACGGTTTTAGGGTGTGAAATTTCGATAACTTGTGGCGGGGGTAACCGTAAGAAGAGGCATGAGGGTAAAAAGTCTCGTGGTGCAACTGTATCTGAACTTACTTATGAATCCTCTTATGTTTGA